In Lycium ferocissimum isolate CSIRO_LF1 chromosome 7, AGI_CSIRO_Lferr_CH_V1, whole genome shotgun sequence, the sequence TCTTCGTAGAAAAATAGGAGGTCATTATATTTGTAAGGTTAAGATCCACGGGCTGCCTTGTTAAAATCCAACTTCATACTCTAATATATGTCCAATCTAGACAGCAtttaattttcacttttggttAATTTCATACACGGCCAAGGTAATTTTGCTTAGTTCCTCCAATAGGTACATTTTTTTCAAGCCTTAATACGTGTTGGGCTAATTGACTGACTCAAATATTGTCCATTTGGACTAAATTCACACTGTTTTCTCAAAAGATATCACATCATTGAGAATATTATAACGCCTTGTaagtatctcttttcttttcttatttactttcaatGTGGTATTTTATTCACACACCCAATAAATACGTACCTTGTTGATGGGGAGTTTCAATCAACTTACATTTCCAGTGGGAATTAAGAGGAAATATCGTGTGAAATTCGAATTGATCAACAATAACCTATACATCTCCAGTGGGAATTAAGAGGAAATATCGTGTGAAATTCGAATTGACCAACAATAACCTAAACAATCTATAGTAGTTCATGAGAATTGCATGTTATAACAGCTAATTAATTAGGGGCTGAAAAATAGGTActcctatacatatatatacgtcaCTCATTTCCCCAAGAATTGGACACACACACAAATAACTATGGCTCGGTTTCTTGTGTATCTTTCTTTAGCCCTACTAATAAGTACTCTCTTAAACCAATATAATGCCTTGAGTGCTCCTTCTTGCCAAACAGTTACTTCTCAGCTATCTCCATGCCTCTCATACATTCGAAAAGATGGTGCAAAAAAGGTAGGTGATGGTCCATCAGTACCTTGCTGTACAGGTGTAAATAACATCTACCAACTTGCAAAAACCAAACCAGATCGAGTTGGTATTTGCAACTGCTTAAAAACTGTACTCATTAATCTTGGAAATAATGTCATTCCCTCTCGCATTTCTGGACTCCCCCAGAAGTGTGGCGTTTCTTTTAATATGCCTCCTCTAGATAAAAACTACGACTGTAACAAGTAAGTAATTTAtacatttcaaattttccaGCAGCCAATTTGGTCAATGTCagcttaattaattattatctaacttgttatttttattacatGTGCAGGGTTCCTATGTATTGATGAAGGGGTAGTGATCTAGGAAGCTGCTGGAACACcgataaaattataaataaagcTTAGAAGTTGATACCATATGTACGAAATCAGATTTTAATTAAACGTATAACGATCTTAGAGCAAGATCCATTGTAAACGTAACTTCAAATGTTAGCGCACGGTTGAATATTGATTGACGAATATTTATATGATCAATACTCTATAAATTTGATTAGTGTCTCGGCTTTTAGTAGTTTGGACCAGAGTTCATTGATACTTGATTGGAATTTAAATCAGCCGAATTATACTACTGCCAACAAATGAATTTGAGGTGGCAGGCAAGAAAAAGGTCATATTGTCAATTTTTTCttaatcataaataaaatatattaaactAAATGCAAAGTTACAAAGTCGTAGGTGGACTAGGCAGATGCCCCTGCAAATCAAATTCGGAGAAGGGGGCATTCAGTTTGTACTCACGCATCAGGCATTCACATCAAACGAATAGATGCATGATATATATTTTCACTACATTAAATCATTtacttataattaattaatgcaTATTTTCACTATATTAAATCATTTAACTATGataaagttaaattaatttGAAATATCATGTGCGGTTAAATATTTATCATATTGTCAATTGTTAGTTCATTAGAGCGGAAAGGGAATGGGCAGTGAGAATCCAATATAATCTACCTATTGCGTGAACCCACTGATATCATTAGACTGTGAGACTTGGTGGTGCCGTAATTAGTGGAGGAGGTACCTATTAATTTGGCAGGGGGTTAAAATTGAATTtcctttattaaaaaattatattcgcaaataaggtaaaaaaaaaaaaaaaaaaaaagttaatatcTATACATACCTACCTTGACAAGTGGTAAATGTTGCATTCTCGCACTATTGAGTTTACTTATAATTAAAACTTTAATTAATTCCACCACTAATAACGGCGATATTTAATTCTCTTATAGATTTATCGAATAAGCTAATTAGGGCTTAATGATAATTCAGAGAACGTTGTCTTTCCTTCTTTGatctcttttttcttcctttttcaacttttgttttctatgcttgaaaatatttttcgttaTTAGTTGGTGAATTAACTAAAAGTATTTGCTATTCTAGAGCGTTTTGCTGAAATGTTTTACTGCTTCTCCCGTGTTCGGCCAGCCTGGTGGGTAagtgttcaattttttttttttttcaagttttgtcTTATTGTGGTGCTGTCTTCTACTAATTCGTTTATTTAAAGAAGGGGCCCTTTAAAGAAAGAACTTTTGTAGCCCATATCTTTTCACAGGAATAATATCTTTCAAAATTCCactcaataaaaataaaatattcatcGTCCTTCTTAATCAATTTTTTAGTTAAGGTATCATCCAAAAACAAGCATAAGATGTCAACTTGAAACGGCGAATTAGGTGGAGACTAAACTTTTTATACCATCCGATTACCATCTCATTACTATCTTCTGATTAGCATACTCTTTCCGTTCCATAATAAgtaatatttttagtttttcattttgtttcaaagtaAGTGATGttttacaaaatcaaaaaaatattaattttgttcttccaattttatccttatttaaaTAAATGTAGTTTCACATGATCAAGAAATATTAAAGATCTATTTCTTCTAGGTATTTAATTAAGAGTAAATTAGAAAAAGCACTTTTCATTTTCTAGGAGTGAGTGTTTTTTTAAGGGGTGTGCCCAAGCTAAAAACACTACTTATTAGGAaaaggagggagtattaataTTTCCATTTACGCACGTGCAAGAGTTGTGTGAAATAATTTTTGCTTAAAGTATTACCACGTAAAGCATAGAGTATGTTGTACAAAAACAATACTCCTGTGGAATTTGGCTGTCAACATCGAATCTTTTGACCAGGTCttctaaaaattaattaattaatccattttctttggaatGCATGCTGCTCCaatcattttttaatttcttattttactGTTTTTTCACTAAGCTAATGGTGTAATTAATTAGATCAGTTGAACTTGGCTACTGTGTCAACACGGAAGCTCCTTTATTCTGGAAATATAATTAgaaattgttttttcttttctttttgacacTTCTGGTTTGTTTACTTTCTGTTTCTTCAGAAACTTCCAAGTAATGAAGGACTAATTATTAAAAGCCAAAAGGTCCTTCTAAAGGTGAATTAGAACCTCCCCCTTTAACTATTAAATGTGTAGTTAATTCAATGACTATCTTATTAGTCAAGCGCATTAACTGCAATTAGCTTTATGATTAAAGCTAGGTAAAGACGCTTGCCACAACCATGCtagtttttcaaaagaaatgtaCCTAAGTCTTATTGATATCCCGTTTTGTAGATCTATAAACATTTTCCTTCTAGAAATTTGGAAAAGATTTACTCACTCTTCTTTTCCAAAagataatactccctccgttttagTTTATGTGAAcacatttgactgggcacggagtttaaataagtagagaagacttttaaacttgtggtgttaaatgagtcaaatatattttgtgtggctataaatcatcgcATAAAgctaaattgtttccaaatatagaatgaggtcattctttttggcatggactaataagaaaataggttcacataaattgaaacagagggagtatttagATAATGGAAAAAGTTGGTCTAAGGTTACCCATGAGGTATATTATATGTGGAAATTCCAGCATAAGGAAAACGTTTTCCTTTTTAGCAGCTCTTCACTGACTTGCGACTATAGTCCCACCAATTAGTCTTGTGAGTTTCTGCTGTTCCCTGCATGTAATGATCCAATGGTACTTTATTTATAGCAGCAATCTCCAGGAACCTTCTCTCGTGTCACTTCTTATATTCCCCTGAGTACACCAGCAAAGTACATTATTAGTTTTTCTTCACTCCACTTTTTCAAGGTTTGTACTTTACCTTCGTTTTACATATAGTCTTTATTGAAATTAGTATAGTACTACTAGTATATGTTTTTTGAGTTCATATGTTCATGTTGCATGATATAGCATTGTGAGGTGTTATTCTTGGATTTTGTTGAAATAAATAGCTGCATTAGCTTAAAGAATCATCTTAGAGCTAGATAATTAGTGTTATACAAATTGTTTCTTTCCTGGATAACCTGTCTTCAAAAATTTAATGGATTGTATTTATTAATTCCAAACTTAATTTCACTGTTGACCTTCAGTTCAAGTCTTCAtagcaatttaatttttctaagtgcTTGCATTTTCTTTCAGTTGGAAGAGTGGGCTTCATGCTAGGAGAGTAGCATAGTGGAAGGAGGgaattgatcttgtttgacCATTTTCCTTCTGGAATAAAGAAGCTGAGCATATCGTAGAGCAGAAGCTGAAAATGACGATTCTCAATGAAGAAAAATACGTAAGGTTAGTACGATAATCAGCATCCTCTATCCTGTATTTTGCAACCTTTAACATTGTGAACTAACACAACATGAATTGTGTTATCAGAAGTAAAACtgcatgattttcaagataCCTCAGGCTGAACTACTGTCCTGAATATAACTACTGTAGAATATCTAATTACTTCTGATATTGCTGGTATTTCCTTTGGTTTGCCAACTCTAAGTTACTTTGCACAGTACCTTTTGCTATATAAgtactattatatgatattagACAGAAATATCTATGTTTCCATTTGGCAGTATTCTTAAATTTTCTGTCTAATATGACCTGTTCTACTCAGGTTTGAGGATTGCAAGTCAGAAGATAATAGGTTATTTTCAGTCAGAAAATCATCAATCAACTCATGGATGAGTACTACTAGAAGAGGAATTGAGAAGGGTTCTGATAGAATAAGTGGCTTAATCACTGCGCATCTCTTCTCTAAGTCACAGTCCAGGAAAAGTATCTGAAGGGTcattaagaaataaaattcttGATCCTCAGGAACCATTTCTTCAGTTCTGGAACAAAACATTTGTCTTGGCTTGTGTAATTTCAGTGGCCATTGATCCATTATTTTTCTACATTCCTGTTGTTGATAACAAGAGGAAGTGCCTTGATTTGGACCGCTCACTAAAGATCCCAATTTCTCTTCTGCGATCACTCACTGATCTCTTCTATATCTATCATATTATCTTGCAATTTCGAACTGGATTTATTGCTCCTTCTTCTCGAGTATTTGGTAGGGGTGAGTTGATTGAGGACTCTTCCCTTATAGCCAAGCGATACTTGCTACCTTATTTCTTCATTGACATTCTATCTGTTCTTCCACTCCCACAGGTTTGTGTCTAACTCCACTGACATTCAGTTAAATTCAGTTTTATTTATATTAACATGTTACCCTTCCAGATGGTGCTATTTATCACTGCTCCTGCCATGAATCGCCCCATATCTCTAGAGACGAAAAAACAGTTGGTGATTGTTATTCTTGTACAATATATTCCAAGAATCTTTAGGATACACCCATTGTACAAAGAAGTAACAAGGACAACAGGCTTTTTTACAGAAACGGCATGGGCTGGAGCTGCTCTCAATTTATTCCTGTTCATGATCGCCAGTAATGTATGTTCCTTTAGATCACTCATCGTATATTAATTGTGCTATAATTTCTGAACAGAATATTTAGTCCTTTCTTACCTGTCTTCTGCAAAAATCAATCATCCTTGTGAGACAAATTATTTACTGTAGTACTTAATATCTGAATTACTTATTGATAATTATACTTGCATGTTAGATTCCAGTAAGACACTGATTCCTAGTTAAACAGGACATCAAAGTTgttgtgtgtacatatatatatgtgtgtctgtgtgttatttttttctcttcacaTGTATAATGATATCCATAAGTGTCTGATCTCAGGTAATGGGAGCCTTATGGTATTTGATCACAGTGGAAAGGCTGCATAgctgttggaaggaagcatgtAAGGATATTAAAAACTGTGTGTTAGACCACTTATGTTGTGGGAAACAAGGGAAAGGAGACTTTCAATTTCTAAGTTCTTCTTGTCCTCTCCGGAAACCAGAAGATATACAAGAGGGTGACTTTGATTTCGGGATATTTTTCGATGCTCTTCAGTCTCGAGTTGTAGGAAAAAGATGTTTCTGGTCAAAACTCAGCTATTGCTTCTGGTGGGGACTGCGAAGTTTAAGGTCTGTGGTCCTGTTTTTCGTTTTTCATCATCCTTATAAATCATTCGATAACATTGTCTCAGCCAAGCAGATCCTTCTGTCTTTTGTATCTCAGTTCTCTTGGCCAAGACCTTAAAACAAGCAACTATGTCTGGGAGATCCTCTTTGCCATCCTCATCTGCATTGTTGGGCTGATCCTGTTTTCCTTGCTTATTGGCAACATGCAGGTACACATTGATGGACCGCCTATTCTTAGTTCTTACCTTTAGAGTCTTGAATTAAGTCAATCTGTTTTAAAGTGAACATTCTTCACATTCATGGCATCGATATGCATTGAGTTTTAATGTATTCCTCTTTTAGTTTCTAGTCTATCAAGAAAGTTATGAATAAATCATTAATTTGACAATGCATTCTCATTCCCACTATGCTTCAACCCCTTCTATTTTCAAGATCGAGttgagtgatttttttttaatttttttttacattggaGAGAATTGACGTCAACTAATGTTTCATTAATTGCTGGCTACAGGAGTATTTGCAGTCTATCACAGTTAGAGTAGAAGGGATGAGGTTAAGAAGGCGCGATGCAGAACAGTGGATGTCTCACCGCATGCTTCCAGACAACCTGAGAGAGCGCATTCGAAGATATGAGCAGTACAAATGGCAAGAAACCAGAGGTGTTGATGAAGATTATCTAATTTCTAACCTTCCCAAAGATTTGAAAAGAGATGTAAAGCGCCATCTATGTTGGTCTTTGCTCAAAAGAGTGAGTGCCTATTTTCGTTCTCATGATCTTTGTTTCATTCTTGAAACTGTTGATCTTATTTAATCTTCTATATGCAGGTTCCCATGTTTGAGAAAATGGACGAACAGTTACTGGATGCATTGTGTGATAGACTGAAACCAGCTCTCTTCACAGAGAAAAGCTTCATAATCCGAGAAGGAGATCCAGTGAATGAGATGCTTTTTCTCATGAGAGGTACTTTGTTGACTATGACCACCAATGGTGGAAGAACTGGTTTCTTCAACTCTGCATCTCTCAAGGCTGGTGATTTCTGTGGAGAGGAGCTTCTTACATGGGCTTTAGACCCCCATGCTTCCTCGAGTCTTCCCACTTCAACTAGAACAGTACAAGCTGTCACAGATGTTGAAGCTTTTGCTCTCACAGCTGATGATCTCAAGTTTGTCGCCGCCCAATTCAGACGCCTTCATAGCAAGCAGCTTAGGCACACTTTCAGGTATGTTGACCAAACCTTGTTCAACTTCAAAACACAAGTCTTATACTGATATCAGTTTTGGAGAATTCCCTTAACAATTTCAATGTACTATGGCTGTTTCAGGTTCTATTCACAGCACTGGAGGACATGGGCAGCGTGCTTTATACAAGCTGCATGGCGAAGACACTGCAGAAACAAGCTTGAGAAATCTTTGAGAGAGGAAGAAGATAGACTGCAGGCTGCATTGGCAAATGAGACAGCAAATTTACCAAGTCTTGGAGCTACCATTTATGCATCAAGATTTGCTGCCAACGCATTGCGTGCCTTGCGGTGCAACCATCCAAGGGGTTCCAAATCATCTACCAGATTAAGTCCTTTATTGCTTCAGAAGCCAGCTGAACCTGATTTTAGCTCCTAAAGCTAGAAATGTTGGAAAGAGACTCATCTATGACCTGGCTGCTGCAGTTTGGTTTTAGTGTTAGTGTTTACAGCTAGTCAGCTAGAAGAGTCTGCTGTATGAGTATAAAACAGGAATTTTGCTCCTGCCTTGTAACTTGTAGTAATCTACTAAACTATGGCTTTCACTGGCTATTTTACATGTTGTTGTTTATCCCGAATTtaggtaatcaattgaatttgtaagtgaggtataggatatgtggataaactttaatctatttttggttTGTGTGGAATATATAAATGAACTCGTGTGcaatggtatatatatatgaatatatgcgTTAATAACTTGAATAGATACGTTCCTATGGATGATTAAGTTAATGGTATTAGAAGAGTAAGCTAAAGACAACAATATTCCACTGATTCGGGCCAAAGAGAGaaatgatattttgattttgcTATTACAATGCTCTAGATCTCAAAAagctaacccttaaaagtagggaaatgccctctatttatagtttttgcCCTATGGGCCTTGCATACAACATAAAGCCTTTTTTGAATAAAgaaaaaccctaaaaggataaggttgggccgTACGGTCTAACGCCCGTACGGTTGTTAGTACAATGTGGCAGAACGGTCTCGACGCGTGGCAATTTTGTAACTGATTAatccggactaacggccacgatcaactcggtcatggagaaaccggactaacggccatgatcaattcggtcatggagaaaccggactaacagCCATGCAGAGTTTGGTCCGGTGATGCCAGACCAAACAGATTTACTCCACTTTACTCGGATCATCAACCTCGTCCGTGCAATCCTCCCGGTCTGAAGGAAACACTTCATACTCGTGTTCGTTTCTTCATACCCTTGGTTCCCGGCCTTACCGGTGTCGCATACATCCGGTTTTCACcatatacagatagtccccataCTTCCCGGATAGTTGTTTtaccggagtaacgggaagtgtACAAGTCACAAAATCGGCGGATCCATAAGCCcgttcttatcttttcattttggcgggaacagttaTGTCACGTCCCTCTGCCATCAGCCACGTGTCTCATCCCGAGTGGCCGGATTCGATAACCGCCGTAACGCACGTCTCTTCaaatcacgtctcattaattgTGGGACACGTGGCATCCCTCGGTTGGCTGGGCTCTGTAACCGTTTCAGTccccatgcctatataaggctTTTAACCCCCTCATTTTACCATTTTCACTTCTCCTTCTTCACTTACTGATCGTTTTTCTCTCCACTTTTCTTATTTGCTTTGATCGTGATCATCCCCCTTCCTATTTGTTTTGATCATAAAAAGGCCGATTTTGTCAACTTCCCTACTGCTGTTCTTTGATTGAAAGTGCTACTTTGTTTCTTCTCTTCCTTTGccattttgaaattttctctCAACTGCTTCTTCActctcttatttttttgtaaCTTGTTCCTTCTCCCTCATCGAATTCACCGAGTCTTCTTTTTCATTATCTAATTcaaatgtctgccaacaccgaaacCACCTCCCAGGATGTTCCCTCGGTTTCTTCTCAAGGAGCCGAGCCAACTTCACAACCCAAGGGTAAAACCGCCGTTGAGCCCACTGCTTTGGATATAGTACCGAACAAACCCAACTACAACAAAGAATTTGAAGTTGAGAAGCCTTCTCCGGTTGCTGACAGAGGGTTCGATGTAAGGCGATATCCTTCGTCCATCACCGAGGATAAACTTGACCAGGTCCGGGCTGATTGCGGATGGGATAATCGTCCGGTGCAGGTGTTCTCCCCCGGGCCTGACGAATCTATTGTCGATCATAGGTATGGTTTCCTGTATGTTTACACCTATCCCTTTTCACTCAAGCTCGACCCCCCGATCGACCtggttattttggatatgtgCCGGACATATAACATAACCTTGGCCCAAATTGGTCCGATAATTTGGAGGGCCGTGGCTTGCCTCTGGCTGTTAGCCAACACTATAAAGAGGGAATTTACGATGACGCATTTCATCCTTTTATATTCCCCGAGGCTATTCCGAGGGGGCGTGGTAAAGCTCGCCAAGCGAGGTCGgaaccagtggcggagccaggattttcagtaagggggttcaaaaatatgaagaggtaaacatacgaagaagccaagggggttcaacacctgccatatatacataaaaaattaattttcggAACCGAGGGGGTTTTTCGAAGATGGATAAAAGACCCGATCTTTTCGAAGATGGATAAAGACAGAGACCGAGGTTGGTTAGAGCGCTTTATCGGGGTGAGGACCGCGGACATTATTCCGGCTGATTATATGCCCTTCCCGGAGAGGTGGAACGATA encodes:
- the LOC132063782 gene encoding non-specific lipid-transfer protein-like; translated protein: MARFLVYLSLALLISTLLNQYNALSAPSCQTVTSQLSPCLSYIRKDGAKKVGDGPSVPCCTGVNNIYQLAKTKPDRVGICNCLKTVLINLGNNVIPSRISGLPQKCGVSFNMPPLDKNYDCNKVPMY